A single window of Plasmodium reichenowi strain SY57 chromosome 12, whole genome shotgun sequence DNA harbors:
- a CDS encoding putative membrane protein (conserved Plasmodium membrane protein, unknown function), translating into MRISPFLIILFFVFYKKFNVNCIIQKQDVYLDDDFKSFTYFFASSPSADFLSRIVHSDDSRFVQIKNKIDIWSKTVDKAYAINQVSNVIMKVYVTLLLLLLLPYFVYMGIFGNTKNHTVLALSSILSYFVLLITFYLTNGILNIGFVCSLPLVFG; encoded by the exons ATGAGGATATCTCCCTTTctaattattttattttttgtgttttacaaaaaatttaatgTTAATTGTATAATTCAAAAGCAAGATGTCTACTTGGATGATGACTTTAAAAGTTTCacttatttttttg CATCCTCTCCATCCGCTGATTTCTTATCTCGGATTGTCCACAGTGACGATTCAAGATTTgttcaaataaaaaataaaatag atATATGGAGCAAAACTGTGGACAAGGCATATGCCATAAATCAA GTTTCTAATGTTATTATGAAAGTATATGTAACACTGTTGTTGTTATTACTATTACCATATTTTGTGTATATGGGAATTTTTG GCAACACAAAAAATCATACAGTCTTAGCCTTATCTTCTATATTGA GTTATTTCGTGCTTTtaattacattttatttgaCTAATGgaattttaaatattgGATTTGTTTGTTCCTTGCCATTAGTATTTGGAT
- a CDS encoding hypothetical protein (conserved Plasmodium protein, unknown function) codes for MYTIDFVNEEKYIQRVGDICGDFYVPVCLPGRYKYNVEDIENLLDLWMTKKHKIKNGEHKDLYLFSLLFKETKFSLILTKSKYENNISSWETLWLSWKHVFKNSFDENNNKYIKLYTNNIIQFQAGCIYLLFLLYFSQHVEENHYALPLYLSPDIMNLCLDVTEKCEESNIFKELRFILNFMVDTNSIILCCNDELNEIYQDRYGDPLYIEKNKMSVENSIEINDVDINKLYDTLITDIKYISEKCDEKRRKKTLSNTSTNSLLTKLEHIKKVINKDDL; via the coding sequence atgtataCGATCGATTTCgtaaatgaagaaaaatatattcaaagGGTAGGAGATATTTGTGGTGATTTTTACGTACCAGTATGTTTACCAGGAcgatataaatataatgtgGAAGATATAGAAAATCTTTTAGATCTATGGATGACTAAgaaacataaaataaaaaatggaGAGCATAaagatttatatttgtttagtttattatttaaagaaacaaaattttctttaatattaacaaaatCGAAATAcgaaaataatatttcatcaTGGGAAACATTGTGGTTATCTTGGAAACatgtatttaaaaatagtttcgatgaaaataataataaatatataaaattatatacaaataatattatacaattTCAAGCAGGatgcatatatttattattcttattatattttagtCAACATGTAGAAGAAAATCACTATGCTCTTCCTTTATATCTTTCACCCGATATAATGAATCTTTGTTTAGATGTTACAGAGAAATGCGAGGAaagtaatatttttaaagagttaagatttatattaaattttatgGTCGATACCAAttctattattttatgttgTAATGATGAATTGAATGAAATATATCAAGACAGATATGGAGATCCACTTTATAttgaaaagaataaaatgTCTGTAGAAAATTCTATAGAAATTAATGATGtagatattaataaattatacGACACTTTAATTACagatattaaatatattagtGAAAAATGTGATGAAAaaagaaggaaaaaaaCCTTAAGCAACACATCTACTAATAGTCTCCTTACCAAATTAGAGCATATTAAAAAGGTAATAAATAAGGATGATCTTTGA